In Methanosarcina siciliae T4/M, one genomic interval encodes:
- a CDS encoding metallophosphoesterase family protein encodes MRLVHLSDIHFSEAFYMPEIADAMLEKINQDNPDIVVITGDLTENGLAAEYNGAKNFIDRIGCKNKVIVPGNHDSRNAGYLFFEDIFKARSSSGSFGEFVVVGLDSSQPELEEGHIGRENYGWIEKAFSTPGFKVFALHHHLIPIPRTGRGNNVLVDAGDVLELLDHSGVNLVLCGHWHIPWVWRLNDMLVVSAGTVCSSKVRGKASQCYNYIEIAAPEPDCTRWHLQVHRVFYGGKKEKVVDSII; translated from the coding sequence ATAAGACTGGTACATCTTTCGGACATTCACTTCTCAGAAGCGTTCTATATGCCTGAGATTGCAGATGCAATGCTTGAAAAAATAAATCAGGATAACCCGGATATAGTTGTTATTACAGGCGACCTTACAGAAAATGGGCTCGCAGCCGAGTATAATGGAGCAAAAAACTTCATTGACAGGATCGGATGCAAAAACAAGGTAATAGTTCCCGGAAATCATGATTCCAGAAATGCAGGTTACCTTTTCTTCGAAGACATTTTCAAGGCCAGGTCCTCTTCCGGAAGTTTTGGGGAGTTCGTGGTCGTAGGGCTTGATTCTTCCCAGCCGGAACTTGAAGAAGGGCACATCGGAAGGGAAAACTACGGCTGGATAGAGAAAGCTTTTTCAACACCCGGTTTCAAGGTTTTTGCCCTTCACCATCACCTGATTCCAATCCCCAGGACAGGCAGGGGCAATAACGTGCTTGTAGACGCCGGGGACGTCCTTGAGCTTCTGGACCATTCGGGTGTGAACCTTGTACTCTGCGGACACTGGCATATCCCATGGGTCTGGAGGTTAAACGACATGCTTGTTGTCAGTGCAGGCACAGTCTGTTCTTCCAAGGTCCGGGGAAAAGCCTCACAATGTTATAATTACATTGAGATTGCAGCGCCAGAACCCGATTGTACTCGCTGGCACCTGCAGGTTCACAGAGTTTTCTACGGTGGGAAAAAAGAGAAGGTCGTTGACAGTATAATATGA
- a CDS encoding monovalent cation/H+ antiporter subunit B has translation MADTSVITKTIAKVCLMIDMLYSIDLLLIGGNRPGGGFIGGVLCAAGIGLIYVAYGYDAIKKIWNPDWHMWFGYGLLFASITAWSPLFAGHKYFRSAFDFVPVEVGGMHLFELELVSSMFFDLGVYFVVVGGLLFIATKLGADKGPEGEHE, from the coding sequence ATGGCCGATACCTCAGTAATTACCAAAACAATCGCGAAGGTCTGCTTGATGATCGATATGCTGTATTCAATCGATCTTCTGCTTATAGGAGGTAACAGGCCGGGTGGAGGTTTCATTGGCGGTGTGCTTTGTGCAGCCGGTATCGGACTTATCTACGTCGCATACGGGTATGATGCAATCAAGAAAATCTGGAACCCGGACTGGCACATGTGGTTTGGATACGGGCTCCTGTTCGCAAGCATAACTGCCTGGTCTCCATTATTTGCAGGCCACAAATACTTCAGAAGTGCCTTTGATTTCGTTCCCGTAGAAGTGGGAGGTATGCACCTGTTTGAGCTTGAACTGGTCTCATCGATGTTCTTTGACCTTGGTGTGTACTTCGTAGTGGTAGGAGGTCTGCTGTTTATTGCAACTAAATTAGGAGCCGATAAAGGTCCGGAGGGAGAACATGAATAA
- the mnhG gene encoding monovalent cation/H(+) antiporter subunit G produces the protein MDTISTVLDIISVFFLVVGLIFLCLGMLGLLRLPDVYNRLHATTKVATLGALGVLLSIIIQEGYTPMGVKAFTVCLFILLTAPISGHMIGKAAYSHGVKLCEGTCIDEYGLSCGQQQSVPKKKK, from the coding sequence ATGGATACAATTTCCACTGTACTGGACATTATCAGTGTGTTTTTCCTTGTGGTAGGGCTAATATTCCTCTGTCTGGGAATGCTCGGCCTGCTGCGTCTGCCTGATGTGTACAACAGGTTGCATGCAACAACCAAGGTTGCAACGCTGGGTGCTCTCGGAGTCCTTCTGAGCATTATCATCCAGGAAGGTTATACCCCTATGGGAGTAAAGGCTTTTACTGTATGCCTTTTTATTCTGCTTACAGCTCCCATATCAGGCCATATGATCGGCAAGGCAGCCTACAGCCATGGGGTAAAACTCTGTGAAGGCACATGCATAGATGAATACGGGCTATCATGCGGACAACAACAGAGCGTCCCAAAGAAGAAAAAATGA
- a CDS encoding proton-conducting transporter transmembrane domain-containing protein — MSFLMDNLPMFLVAIPLLMAPVTILTKGNPGLQKVLDIVVGFVLLCLSVLLITTVWNNGIIAYDVGEFGKYGIVLVADLLGAGMVLLSCFIGFLGLIYSYDYIEDQSLNQTYHSLYNLMLAGINGIFLTGDIFNMFVFFEVMLLSSAALIVANENSKVTKISDKMEATMKYLVLNILGGNVMLIAVASLYASIGSLNMADITLKIRMLAETGAVPWHLYAVGLLFIIVFGGKAAMFPLHYWLPDVHPTAPSPISAMLSGVIIKIGAYGILRVLFMVFAPFQAVYGPVILFTALVTLALGATSAIGQSDVKRMLAYSSVSQIGYIFLGFGMAAMANVAGETEAAALLLAASVVYMINHALAKSMLFLTSGGIIHTADTRDMRKMGGMVNKAPLMCAAFLVGAMSIGGVPPMGGFIAKFLLFDSGLRAQFYLPIGIAVIFAIFTLFYMFRGWMLIFWGERDPQHGEYSHHKLSPLIVAPILILAAIVLILGLYPEPVVQFSQTIANQIIDPQPYIDAVIVRVIR; from the coding sequence ATGAGCTTTTTAATGGATAATCTGCCGATGTTCCTGGTTGCGATCCCTCTGTTAATGGCTCCGGTCACAATCCTGACCAAAGGTAATCCCGGGCTGCAAAAGGTACTCGACATCGTAGTTGGCTTTGTCTTATTGTGCTTAAGCGTGCTCCTGATCACAACCGTCTGGAACAACGGAATTATTGCATATGATGTAGGAGAATTCGGAAAGTACGGGATTGTACTTGTAGCCGATCTGCTGGGCGCAGGGATGGTTCTTCTGAGCTGCTTTATTGGCTTCTTGGGCTTAATTTACTCCTATGATTACATAGAAGACCAATCCCTGAACCAGACTTACCACTCCCTTTACAACCTGATGCTTGCAGGTATCAACGGGATCTTCCTGACGGGTGATATCTTCAATATGTTCGTCTTCTTCGAAGTAATGCTGCTTTCCTCGGCAGCTCTGATAGTTGCAAACGAAAACTCAAAGGTTACGAAGATTTCGGACAAGATGGAAGCCACTATGAAGTACCTGGTTCTGAACATTCTCGGGGGTAATGTGATGCTGATAGCAGTCGCGTCATTGTATGCATCCATCGGTTCCCTGAACATGGCAGACATTACCCTTAAGATCCGGATGCTTGCCGAGACAGGGGCTGTGCCATGGCACCTGTATGCGGTGGGCCTCCTCTTTATCATTGTATTTGGTGGTAAGGCAGCAATGTTCCCTCTGCACTACTGGCTTCCGGATGTACACCCCACAGCTCCGTCCCCGATCAGTGCAATGCTAAGTGGTGTGATCATAAAAATCGGAGCTTATGGTATACTCAGGGTTCTCTTTATGGTCTTTGCTCCTTTCCAGGCAGTGTACGGACCAGTCATCCTCTTCACGGCTCTGGTCACCCTGGCCCTTGGAGCAACCTCGGCAATAGGGCAGTCGGATGTAAAACGCATGCTGGCTTATTCCAGTGTATCCCAGATAGGATACATCTTCCTGGGCTTTGGGATGGCAGCAATGGCAAACGTAGCCGGGGAGACTGAGGCTGCAGCTCTACTCCTTGCCGCATCCGTAGTCTACATGATAAACCATGCACTTGCCAAGAGCATGTTATTCCTTACCTCGGGTGGAATCATCCACACTGCCGATACAAGGGATATGCGCAAGATGGGAGGCATGGTCAACAAAGCTCCTTTGATGTGTGCTGCTTTCCTTGTGGGAGCCATGTCCATTGGCGGAGTACCCCCGATGGGAGGATTCATCGCCAAGTTCCTGCTCTTTGATTCAGGCCTCAGAGCGCAGTTCTACCTGCCCATAGGGATAGCTGTGATCTTTGCAATCTTTACTCTCTTCTACATGTTCAGAGGCTGGATGCTTATATTCTGGGGAGAAAGGGACCCACAGCATGGCGAATATTCTCACCACAAACTGTCCCCCCTGATTGTAGCTCCAATCCTGATACTGGCAGCAATTGTGCTGATCCTCGGACTGTACCCAGAACCTGTTGTGCAGTTCTCACAGACCATTGCAAACCAGATAATTGATCCGCAGCCTTATATTGATGCGGTAATAGTGAGGGTGATCAGATGA
- a CDS encoding PAS domain-containing protein: protein MIGIDMKLETLVNNGPAVIFLCRAETGWPVETVTANIVRFGYSPEDFISGGLRYADIIYPADLEIAVSKFSAYVEKDYRGKDPDCKVEYGEYKGEAGGHKRNAKGNLGKGRGGYDSFTQQYRFLNKSGNVLWVEAEIKVLEEEEGKACLFQVTVFDISRWKHTEKTMPSALDTENELKRIINSGHVIVFLWRAEPGWPVDFVSENISELGYTPEDFTSGSIFYTDIIHPDDLDNVRAEVSKNTEGGRDYFSKEYRILAKSGEVRYVDERTLIRRNEKGEITCYQGILLDITQRKKAEVAQRLNASRLEALVKLDQMAGASLKEITDFAREEAVRLTGSKLGYLAFMDAYESTLVMHSWSDSAMEECSIEDKQFIYPVKSMGLWGEAVRQRKPIITNDYPAPNLLKKGYPKNHVHLIRHLNIPVFDGKRIVAVAGVGNKEENYDESDVRQLTLLMQGMWQLIQRKQLEEALRTYSGELSRANEELRSVNMMKTEFVEEMRFPERAEYGEIMDYETLYAIDSQQQKAVNTFIHYSEKLRRLVDSLLYQSLEKAGKIDYSFEGMQLKDVLSDAFLNNVFLIGEKALEVEKEVPASLPEIRGDREKLTALFTALVDHAIKFTPQGGKLALEVKEGADNVHIVIADSGKGISKELIPYLFDRLYQVNDSVTRRYQGLESGLYICKNIVDAHKGEIWFESEEGLGNLMHVKLPK from the coding sequence ATGATAGGTATTGACATGAAACTGGAAACTCTTGTTAATAATGGCCCTGCAGTTATTTTCCTCTGCAGGGCAGAAACCGGCTGGCCTGTAGAAACCGTTACGGCAAACATTGTACGGTTCGGGTATTCCCCGGAAGATTTTATTTCAGGAGGTCTCAGGTACGCTGATATTATATACCCTGCAGATCTGGAAATAGCCGTTTCTAAGTTTTCCGCTTATGTAGAAAAAGATTACAGAGGAAAAGATCCGGACTGCAAAGTGGAATACGGAGAATACAAAGGGGAAGCCGGAGGGCACAAAAGGAATGCCAAGGGAAATCTCGGGAAAGGCCGCGGAGGGTACGACTCCTTTACCCAGCAGTACAGGTTCCTGAATAAATCCGGGAACGTGCTGTGGGTCGAAGCCGAAATCAAGGTTTTGGAAGAAGAGGAAGGGAAAGCATGTTTGTTTCAGGTTACTGTCTTTGATATCTCCCGGTGGAAACATACAGAAAAAACGATGCCTTCCGCCCTGGATACGGAAAATGAACTTAAGAGAATAATTAACAGCGGGCATGTAATCGTCTTCCTCTGGAGAGCCGAACCTGGCTGGCCGGTAGATTTTGTCTCTGAAAACATATCCGAACTGGGGTATACGCCTGAAGATTTCACCTCCGGGAGCATTTTTTATACCGATATTATACACCCTGATGACCTGGACAATGTAAGGGCTGAGGTTTCAAAGAATACCGAAGGGGGGCGGGACTATTTCAGCAAGGAATACCGGATCCTGGCAAAATCCGGGGAAGTCCGTTATGTGGACGAAAGGACTCTGATCCGGAGAAATGAAAAAGGCGAAATTACCTGTTATCAGGGCATACTTCTGGATATTACCCAACGCAAAAAAGCCGAAGTTGCACAGAGGCTCAACGCGTCCAGGCTTGAAGCCCTTGTAAAACTTGATCAGATGGCGGGGGCCTCTTTAAAAGAGATCACGGACTTTGCTAGGGAAGAAGCTGTCCGGTTGACCGGCAGCAAACTCGGGTACCTGGCTTTTATGGACGCATATGAAAGCACCCTTGTAATGCATTCCTGGTCTGACAGTGCGATGGAAGAGTGTTCGATTGAAGATAAGCAGTTTATCTACCCGGTAAAGAGTATGGGGCTCTGGGGAGAGGCTGTAAGGCAGCGAAAACCGATTATTACCAATGACTATCCTGCCCCGAACCTCTTGAAGAAAGGGTATCCGAAAAACCATGTGCACCTGATCAGGCATCTGAATATCCCGGTCTTTGACGGAAAGCGGATAGTTGCTGTTGCGGGGGTGGGAAACAAAGAGGAAAACTACGATGAATCAGATGTCCGGCAGCTAACTTTGCTAATGCAGGGTATGTGGCAGCTTATCCAGAGAAAACAGCTCGAAGAAGCCCTCAGGACATATTCCGGGGAACTATCCAGGGCAAATGAGGAACTCCGTTCCGTGAATATGATGAAAACCGAATTCGTGGAAGAAATGAGGTTTCCCGAAAGGGCGGAGTACGGGGAAATTATGGATTATGAGACGCTTTATGCTATTGACAGCCAGCAGCAAAAGGCGGTTAATACTTTTATCCATTATTCCGAAAAGCTGCGCCGCCTTGTCGATTCCCTTCTCTACCAGAGCCTGGAAAAAGCAGGGAAGATCGATTATTCCTTCGAAGGAATGCAGCTAAAAGATGTCCTTTCGGACGCTTTCTTAAACAACGTTTTTCTGATCGGTGAAAAAGCCCTGGAGGTTGAAAAAGAAGTCCCTGCCAGTTTGCCCGAAATCAGGGGTGATAGGGAAAAGCTGACAGCCCTTTTTACCGCCCTTGTCGACCATGCCATAAAATTCACCCCGCAGGGGGGGAAGCTGGCACTGGAAGTAAAAGAAGGGGCAGATAATGTCCACATCGTGATTGCAGACAGCGGAAAGGGAATAAGTAAAGAGCTTATACCCTATCTTTTTGACCGGCTTTACCAGGTCAACGACTCCGTAACTCGAAGGTACCAGGGGCTTGAATCGGGGCTCTATATCTGTAAAAATATTGTCGATGCCCACAAAGGGGAGATCTGGTTCGAAAGTGAAGAAGGTTTGGGTAACCTTATGCATGTGAAACTCCCAAAGTGA
- a CDS encoding cation:proton antiporter: protein MIITLEQADFLALIVMVVALIPSTYRVLYGPTLPDRIAASDAVGNVLAMIFALYAFQGSSIYLMDVAMLLSIISFVGTVIVAKYLDTGEVL from the coding sequence ATGATTATTACACTGGAACAAGCAGATTTCCTGGCACTGATCGTTATGGTAGTCGCCCTTATACCGAGTACGTACAGAGTTCTGTATGGTCCGACTCTCCCTGACAGGATTGCAGCATCAGATGCCGTGGGGAACGTCCTTGCGATGATATTTGCGCTCTACGCTTTCCAGGGGAGTTCGATCTACCTCATGGACGTAGCTATGCTGCTTTCAATTATCTCCTTCGTGGGAACGGTAATAGTAGCAAAGTATCTTGATACGGGAGAGGTGCTGTAA
- a CDS encoding hydantoinase/oxoprolinase family protein encodes MKLGLGIDTGGTYTDAVIMDLSDGRVLETNKTLTTHSDLLLGIEGVISGLNPGYLKDIRLVSVSTTLATNSTLEGKGHPAGLVLAGYSINRELPVQHTVSVSGGHDANGSEADLLDLEAVRNFVNSTKGRVFSYAISSYFAARNPEHELAVKECIRDLTEKPVVCGHELSMDLGAYERAVTATLNARLIPINSMFIRSVLAAMRAKNISAPLMVMKCDGSLARLEEAEEKPVESIFSGPAASLVGAAHISRLKNCVAVDVGGTSTDIAFIKDGVPEISDTGAVVGDWRTMVRAIRMRTSAVGGDSHVWIRNKFFIGPNRVIPLCLAAERFPNLIDKLSRTGKLRERVMDDVLQPTSFFVQNHPTETYEDYSSFNYTVEFELDRYERKIFDALGDEPISVAELSEKTGDHPLLFTKTLRSLVQKRCINQIGFTPTDALHVLGEYEAWEKKASCLGAQVLGSALGQGEEDFCRAVKQKFAKNIALELIAFFVRDLRKSDLEKVMGSSAYTKFKITVPVVLIGAPVRAYVDELLEFVDADIRIPEHHEVGNAVGALVGSIIKRSEVLIRPAGPGNEKYLVFSEKERKISGNYQEALDYGLELSERLISEHMEVYGLDMEQVFFNLERKDTRKGTGSPLETKLLGLGIGSPLKLK; translated from the coding sequence ATGAAACTTGGCTTAGGGATCGATACGGGTGGCACATACACTGATGCCGTTATAATGGACCTTTCGGACGGAAGAGTACTTGAAACGAATAAGACCCTGACAACTCATTCGGACCTCCTGTTAGGAATAGAAGGGGTAATCTCCGGCCTGAATCCCGGATATCTGAAAGATATCAGGCTTGTTTCCGTTTCCACAACCCTTGCAACGAACTCGACCCTGGAAGGGAAAGGGCATCCTGCAGGCCTGGTCCTTGCAGGGTATTCGATTAACAGGGAACTGCCTGTACAGCACACGGTTTCCGTTAGTGGCGGCCATGATGCTAACGGAAGTGAGGCAGACCTGCTGGACCTGGAAGCTGTCAGGAACTTTGTTAATTCTACAAAAGGCAGGGTTTTTTCATATGCAATCTCTTCATACTTTGCTGCCCGGAACCCCGAACATGAACTTGCCGTAAAAGAGTGTATCCGGGACCTTACGGAAAAGCCGGTCGTATGCGGGCACGAACTTTCCATGGACCTCGGGGCTTACGAAAGGGCGGTTACGGCTACTCTTAATGCCCGCCTGATTCCTATTAATTCCATGTTTATCCGATCCGTCCTGGCTGCGATGAGGGCGAAAAATATCAGTGCTCCTCTCATGGTTATGAAATGTGACGGTTCTCTTGCCAGGCTGGAAGAAGCAGAGGAAAAACCTGTAGAATCCATTTTTTCCGGTCCGGCAGCAAGTCTTGTCGGGGCTGCGCACATAAGCAGGCTAAAAAACTGCGTAGCTGTGGACGTGGGGGGTACAAGTACCGATATCGCCTTTATCAAGGACGGAGTCCCGGAGATCAGTGATACCGGGGCGGTTGTCGGGGACTGGAGAACAATGGTCAGGGCGATCAGAATGAGGACATCGGCAGTGGGCGGAGACAGCCATGTCTGGATTCGGAATAAGTTTTTCATAGGGCCTAACAGGGTTATCCCCCTCTGTCTGGCAGCAGAGCGTTTCCCGAACCTTATCGATAAGCTTTCCAGAACCGGCAAACTTCGGGAAAGGGTCATGGACGACGTCCTGCAGCCCACAAGTTTTTTTGTCCAGAACCACCCGACCGAAACTTATGAAGATTATTCTTCCTTTAATTACACGGTTGAATTCGAACTGGACAGGTACGAAAGGAAAATCTTTGATGCTCTCGGCGATGAACCGATTTCCGTAGCAGAGCTCTCCGAAAAAACCGGTGATCATCCTCTTCTCTTTACAAAAACCCTGCGTTCCCTTGTCCAGAAACGCTGCATAAACCAGATAGGGTTTACCCCTACCGACGCCCTGCATGTGCTTGGGGAGTACGAAGCCTGGGAGAAAAAAGCATCCTGTTTGGGTGCACAGGTTCTTGGCAGCGCGCTCGGGCAGGGGGAAGAGGACTTTTGCAGGGCGGTTAAACAAAAGTTTGCAAAGAATATTGCGCTGGAGTTAATTGCTTTTTTTGTAAGGGACCTCAGGAAAAGTGACCTTGAAAAAGTCATGGGCAGCTCGGCTTATACCAAATTCAAGATAACAGTTCCGGTGGTGTTAATAGGGGCCCCGGTCAGGGCGTATGTTGACGAATTGCTTGAGTTCGTAGATGCGGATATCCGGATTCCGGAGCACCATGAGGTAGGAAATGCCGTTGGGGCTCTTGTCGGGAGCATAATTAAGCGAAGTGAGGTTCTGATTCGCCCTGCAGGGCCTGGGAACGAAAAATACCTGGTATTTTCGGAAAAAGAAAGGAAAATATCCGGGAATTACCAGGAAGCCCTGGATTACGGGCTTGAGCTGAGTGAGCGCCTGATCTCCGAGCACATGGAGGTTTACGGGCTTGACATGGAACAGGTCTTTTTCAACCTGGAAAGAAAAGATACCCGAAAAGGAACGGGGTCTCCCCTTGAAACAAAGCTGCTGGGGCTCGGAATCGGAAGCCCCTTGAAACTGAAATGA
- a CDS encoding hydantoinase/oxoprolinase family protein — protein MKLGLGIDTGGTYTDAVLMNLADGSILDFNKALTTHSNLVEGIENVVAGLKQGYLSNIKLVSVSTTLSTNSTLEGKGHPAGLILAGYTVNGDIPASETISIDGGHDSKGNEVGCLDLKSVEEFIQNTRGRLFSYAVSSYFSARNPEHELSVKKTIEQLTDKPVVCGHELSLSLGAYERAVTATLNARLIPITSQFIRAVLSVMEARNIKAPMMVMKCDGSLARIEEALEKPVESIFSGPAASLVGAAHISGLKTCVAVDVGGTSTDIALIEDGVPEISESGAVVGNLKTMVKAVRIRTSAMGGDSHVWVQKKLYIGPNRVVPLCLAASEYPFLEDRLRKAERISDRMMDDIFQPTSFFVRSENPESDDDLQDLNYSIEFELENHERQIFAAIGYEPVSVYEIAETVGKHPLQFVKALRSLVQKRCIYHIGFTPTDALHVLGEYEMWNSNASIRGAELLGNYLGLDPVSFSREIKRIFAKNIALDLLAFFAKDFKREDLKKLLESSRFTKFKIDIPVVMIGAPVRAYVPELREFIDADIRVPEFHEVGNAAGALAGNIIKRSEILIRPAGSGTEQYYVFSEVERRVADNYHEAVDYGLELMGKLIFGHMDGYGLPKEQVRFDLERKDFTPGFGAQKETRLMGLGIGNPLKLK, from the coding sequence ATGAAACTGGGCTTAGGAATCGATACTGGTGGGACATACACCGATGCCGTCTTAATGAACCTGGCAGACGGTAGTATTCTTGATTTTAACAAGGCATTAACGACCCATTCCAATCTGGTTGAAGGAATCGAAAACGTAGTTGCAGGCTTAAAACAGGGATACCTGAGCAATATAAAACTTGTTTCGGTATCCACAACTCTTTCTACAAACTCTACACTGGAAGGCAAGGGCCATCCTGCAGGGCTGATCCTGGCAGGCTACACAGTTAATGGAGACATTCCTGCAAGTGAAACAATTTCAATAGATGGTGGTCATGATTCGAAAGGGAACGAAGTTGGCTGTCTTGACCTTAAATCTGTGGAAGAATTCATTCAAAACACCAGAGGCAGGCTCTTTTCATATGCCGTATCTTCTTATTTTTCCGCGAGGAATCCGGAACATGAGCTTTCGGTTAAAAAAACAATAGAACAGCTAACCGATAAACCCGTGGTCTGCGGGCATGAACTTTCCCTGAGCCTGGGGGCTTACGAAAGGGCGGTAACCGCAACATTAAACGCTCGTCTGATCCCGATAACTTCCCAGTTCATCCGGGCTGTTTTGTCGGTAATGGAGGCAAGAAACATCAAAGCTCCGATGATGGTTATGAAATGTGACGGCTCCCTTGCCCGCATTGAAGAAGCTCTTGAAAAGCCGGTGGAGTCTATTTTTTCCGGTCCTGCAGCAAGTCTTGTAGGGGCTGCCCATATCAGCGGTTTGAAAACCTGCGTGGCTGTGGATGTGGGAGGCACGAGCACCGATATCGCCCTGATAGAGGACGGGGTTCCCGAGATCAGTGAAAGCGGGGCTGTGGTCGGAAACTTGAAAACCATGGTGAAGGCGGTCAGGATAAGGACCTCGGCTATGGGGGGAGACAGCCATGTCTGGGTACAGAAAAAACTCTACATCGGCCCGAACAGAGTAGTCCCCCTCTGCCTTGCGGCTTCGGAATATCCTTTCCTCGAAGACCGGTTGAGGAAAGCCGAAAGAATATCGGACAGGATGATGGACGATATCTTCCAGCCAACAAGCTTCTTTGTAAGGAGTGAAAATCCCGAATCCGATGATGATCTGCAGGACCTTAATTACTCTATCGAATTTGAACTGGAAAACCATGAGCGCCAGATCTTTGCTGCTATAGGGTACGAACCGGTTTCAGTATACGAGATTGCAGAAACGGTTGGAAAACATCCGTTGCAGTTTGTAAAGGCTTTGCGTTCCCTGGTCCAGAAGCGCTGCATCTATCATATAGGTTTCACCCCTACGGACGCTCTCCATGTGCTTGGGGAATATGAAATGTGGAACAGTAACGCATCTATTCGGGGCGCGGAACTTCTAGGTAACTACCTCGGGCTGGATCCTGTAAGTTTTTCCCGGGAAATAAAAAGAATTTTTGCAAAAAATATCGCTCTTGACCTGCTGGCATTCTTTGCAAAAGACTTCAAGCGGGAAGACCTTAAAAAACTGCTGGAAAGTTCTCGCTTCACAAAGTTCAAAATCGATATTCCGGTCGTAATGATCGGGGCTCCGGTCAGGGCCTACGTGCCAGAACTCAGAGAGTTTATCGACGCAGATATCCGGGTTCCCGAATTCCATGAGGTGGGCAACGCCGCAGGAGCCCTTGCCGGCAACATCATCAAGAGAAGTGAAATTCTAATCCGTCCGGCAGGTTCCGGAACCGAGCAGTATTATGTGTTTTCTGAAGTAGAACGGAGGGTCGCAGATAATTATCATGAGGCTGTGGACTATGGGCTGGAGCTTATGGGAAAACTGATTTTTGGTCATATGGACGGGTACGGGCTTCCGAAAGAGCAGGTCCGTTTTGACCTTGAAAGAAAGGACTTCACTCCGGGTTTCGGGGCCCAGAAAGAGACCCGCCTGATGGGCCTTGGCATCGGAAACCCTCTGAAACTTAAATAA
- a CDS encoding Na+/H+ antiporter subunit E encodes MKRRTITYMALPVVWCLVSGQITLGSVLLGLLFGVVVVTPFSKLYRLDEVIQPTGDWLSKIPKKLVYFYVLIKEIIKANIVVAKIVIQPKIDIKPGIIAVPIRTKTNIGITGIANTITLTPGTLTVDISEDKSVLYVHSIDATDPQGVRDSIRDDLEHYVLEAFE; translated from the coding sequence ATGAAGCGTCGCACAATTACTTATATGGCACTTCCGGTAGTTTGGTGCCTTGTTAGTGGGCAAATAACCCTTGGAAGTGTGCTTCTCGGTCTCCTCTTCGGAGTTGTAGTAGTGACTCCCTTCAGCAAGCTGTACAGGCTGGATGAGGTGATACAACCTACTGGAGACTGGCTTTCAAAAATTCCAAAGAAACTTGTGTATTTTTACGTTTTGATCAAGGAGATCATAAAGGCTAACATAGTAGTCGCAAAAATTGTCATCCAACCCAAGATAGATATCAAACCCGGCATCATTGCGGTTCCTATCCGGACCAAAACCAATATCGGAATTACGGGTATTGCCAACACCATTACCCTTACCCCAGGAACCCTGACCGTGGATATTTCGGAGGACAAATCGGTCCTCTATGTGCACTCTATCGATGCAACCGATCCGCAGGGCGTTCGTGACTCCATAAGAGACGACCTTGAGCACTATGTACTGGAGGCGTTCGAATGA
- a CDS encoding NADH-quinone oxidoreductase subunit K — MNNFFLELTIALLFGIGTFLVLRRDMMKVIIGFGIISHAINLYIVGSGVFTDGTLVPILEHEQAVEGLKQGLIYNDNLTQGIIGPITTNPYTEFVDPLVQALVLTAIVIGLATTAFVLTLCYRVNEEYGTVDVQELRRLRE; from the coding sequence ATGAATAATTTTTTCCTTGAGCTTACAATCGCTCTGCTCTTCGGGATAGGAACTTTCCTGGTCCTCCGCAGGGACATGATGAAAGTTATCATCGGTTTCGGTATAATTTCCCATGCCATTAACCTGTATATCGTTGGAAGCGGAGTTTTCACCGACGGTACCCTTGTACCGATTCTGGAGCACGAACAGGCTGTAGAAGGTCTTAAGCAGGGCCTTATCTATAACGATAACCTGACACAGGGAATTATCGGGCCGATAACAACCAATCCGTATACAGAATTCGTGGACCCTCTTGTACAGGCCCTCGTGCTCACGGCAATTGTGATCGGGCTTGCAACTACTGCATTCGTATTGACTCTGTGCTACCGCGTCAATGAAGAATATGGTACTGTTGATGTCCAGGAACTCAGGAGGCTTCGAGAATGA